Proteins encoded together in one Lathyrus oleraceus cultivar Zhongwan6 chromosome 5, CAAS_Psat_ZW6_1.0, whole genome shotgun sequence window:
- the LOC127082347 gene encoding uncharacterized protein LOC127082347 yields MKTALHAEMKFGFVDGSIKKPACNFADFFSWEKADSMVMAWIINAIDPNLHGSISYASTACEIWIDLEEIFAQINTPHIHQLWRTICLLQKDSDMSITKYYTKSKSLFDELDELQLILECNCGASKPLTKKDDEQRVHLFLGGLNNDQFS; encoded by the coding sequence ATGAAAACCGCTCTGCACGCGGAGATGAAATTCGGTTTCGTTGATGGTTCTATCAAGAAACCTGCCTGCAATTTTGCAGATTTTTTCAGCTGGGAGAAAGCAGATTCCATGGTCATGGCATGGATTATCAATGCGATCGATCCAAATCTGCATGGAAGCATCTCGTACGCATCAACTGCCTGCGAAATTTGGATTGATCTTGAAGAAATATTTGCACAAATCAACACACCACACATTCATCAGTTATGGCGCACCATATGTCTTCTGCAGAAAGATTCTGACATGAGTATAACAAAATATTACACCAAATCCAAGAGCCTTTTCGACGAACTTGATGAACTCCAACTGATACTAGAGTGCAATTGTGGAGCCTCCAAACCTTTAACCAAAAAAGATGATGAACAACGTGTGCATCTGTTTCTTGGTGGTCTTAACAATGATCAATTTTCTTAA